A window of the Melospiza melodia melodia isolate bMelMel2 chromosome 25, bMelMel2.pri, whole genome shotgun sequence genome harbors these coding sequences:
- the LOC134429292 gene encoding helix-loop-helix protein 1-like: MLNSEPPSLSIPSSRPDPAPSPAAAAGSGAGSGAGTGSAAEPPPRTEPLSRAEPLTREERRRRRRATAKYRTAHATRERIRVEAFNVAFAELRRLLPTLPPDKKLSKIEILRLAICYISYLNHVLDV, encoded by the coding sequence ATGCTGAACTCTGAGCCCCCGTccctctccatcccctcatcccgcCCCGACCCCGCTCCCTccccggccgccgctgccggttCCGGTGCCGGTTCCGGTGCCGGTACCGGCTCCGCCGCGGAGCCCCCGCCCCGCACGGAGCCCCTGAGCCGCGCGGAGCCCCTGACTCGCGAGGAGCGGCGGCGCCGGCGCCGGGCCACGGCCAAGTACCGCACGGCGCACGCCACCCGCGAGCGCATCCGCGTCGAGGCCTTCAACGTGGCCTTCGCCGAGCTGCGGcgcctgctgcccacgctgcccccCGACAAGAAACTGTCCAAGATCGAGATCCTGCGCCTGGCCATCTGCTACATCTCCTACCTGAACCACGTCCTGGACGTGTGA
- the LOC134429252 gene encoding vang-like protein 2-A isoform X2 gives MAPGSAPGVEDDNWGETTTVVTGTSEHSISHDDLTRITKDMEDSAHLDCSRHLGVALGAALALLAFLTPLAFLLLPQLLWREELEPCGTPCEGLFISVAFKLLILLLGSWALFFRRPKAFFPRVFVFRALLMVLVFLLVVSYWLFYGVRILDSRDRNYRGVVQFAVSLVDALLFVHYLAVVLLELRQLQPQFTLKAVRSADGASRFYNVGHLSIQRAAVWILENYYHDFPVYNPALLNLPKSVLSKKMSGFKVYSLGEENSTNNSTGQSRAVIAAAARRRDNSHNEFYYEEAEHERRVRKRRARLVVAVEEAFTHIKRLQEEEQKNPREIMDPREAAQAIFASMARAMQKYLRTTKQQPYHTMESILQHLEFCITHDMTPKAFLERYLTAGPTIQYHKDRWLAKQWTLVSEEPVTNGLKDGVVFVLKRQDFSLVVSTKKIPFFKLSEEFVDPKSHKFIMRLQSETSV, from the exons ATGGCTCCGGGCAGCGCTCCCGGCGTGGAG GACGACAACTGGGGCGAGACCACCACGGTGGTGACGGGCACGTCGGAGCACAGCATCTCCCACGATGACCTCACGCGCATCACCAAGGACATGGAGGACAGCGCCCACCTGGACTGCTCCCGCCACCTGGGCGTGGCCCTGGGCGCGGCCCTGGCGCTCCTGGCCTTCCTCACGCCCttggccttcctcctcctcccgcagCTGCTGTGGCGGGAGGAGCTGGAGCCCTGCGGGACGCCCTGCGAGGGGCTCTTCATCTCGGTGGCCTTCaagctcctcatcctcctgctggGCAGCTGGGCCCTGTTCTTCCGCCGCCCCAAAGCCTTCTTCCCGCGCGTCTTCGTCTTCCGCGCGCTCCTCATGGTGCTGGTGTTCCTGCTGGTGGTGTCCTACTGGCTCTTCTACGGCGTGCGGATCCTGGACTCGCGGGACCGCAACTACCGCGGCGTGGTGCAGTTCGCCGTGTCGCTGGTGGACGCGCTGCTCTTCGTGCACTACCTGGCcgtggtgctgctggagctgcggcagctgcagccccagttCACGCTCAAGGCCGTGCGCTCGGCCGACGGCGCCAGCCGCTTCTACAACGTCGGCCACCTCAG CATCCAGCGAGCGGCCGTGTGGATCCTGGAGAATTACTACCACGACTTCCCGGTCTACAACCCCGCCCTGCTCAACCTCCCAAAATCCGTCCTCTCCAAGAAAATGTCCGGCTTTAAGGTCTATTCCCTCGGCGAGG AGAATTCCACCAACAACTCCACGGGGCAGTCGCGCGCGGTGatcgcggcggcggcgcggcggcgcgaCAACAGCCACAACGAGTTCTACTACGAGGAGGCCGAGCACGAGCGCCGGGTGCGCAAACGCCGTGCCAG GCTGGTGGTGGCGGTGGAGGAGGCCTTCACGCACATCAAgcggctgcaggaggaggagcagaagAACCCGCGGGAGATCATGGACCCGCGCGAGGCCGCCCAGGCCATCTTCGCCTCCATGGCCCGCGCCATGCAGAAGTACCTGAGGACCACCAAGCAGCAGCCCTACCACACCATGGAGAGCATCCTGCAGCACCTCGAGTTCTGCATCACCCACGACATGACCCCCAAG GCCTTCCTGGAGCGGTACCTGACGGCCGGCCCCACCATCCAGTACCACAAGGACCGCTGGCTGGCCAAGCAGTGGACGCTGGTCAGCGAGGAGCCGGTGACCAACGGCCTCAAGGACGGCGTGGTCTTCGTGCTCAAGCGCCAGGACTTCAGCCTGGTGGTGTCCACCAAGAAGATCCCGTTCTTCAAGCTCTCCGAGGAGTTCGTGGaccccaagtcgcacaagttcaTCATGAGGCTGCAGTCGGAGACCTCGGTGTGA
- the LOC134429252 gene encoding vang-like protein 2 isoform X1, which yields MDNESQYSGYSYKSGHSRSSRKHRDRRERHRSKSRDGTRGDKSVTIQAPGEPLLDNESTRGDERDDNWGETTTVVTGTSEHSISHDDLTRITKDMEDSAHLDCSRHLGVALGAALALLAFLTPLAFLLLPQLLWREELEPCGTPCEGLFISVAFKLLILLLGSWALFFRRPKAFFPRVFVFRALLMVLVFLLVVSYWLFYGVRILDSRDRNYRGVVQFAVSLVDALLFVHYLAVVLLELRQLQPQFTLKAVRSADGASRFYNVGHLSIQRAAVWILENYYHDFPVYNPALLNLPKSVLSKKMSGFKVYSLGEENSTNNSTGQSRAVIAAAARRRDNSHNEFYYEEAEHERRVRKRRARLVVAVEEAFTHIKRLQEEEQKNPREIMDPREAAQAIFASMARAMQKYLRTTKQQPYHTMESILQHLEFCITHDMTPKAFLERYLTAGPTIQYHKDRWLAKQWTLVSEEPVTNGLKDGVVFVLKRQDFSLVVSTKKIPFFKLSEEFVDPKSHKFIMRLQSETSV from the exons ATGGACAACGAGTCCCAGTACTCCGGGTACTCCTACAAATCCGGCCACTCCCGCAGCTCCCGCAAACACAG GGACCGGCGGGAGCGGCACCGCTCCAAGAGCCGGGACGGGACGCGCGGGGACAAATCGGTGACAATCCAAGCACCGGGGGAGCCTCTGCTGGACAACGAATCCACGCGGGGCGACGAGAGG GACGACAACTGGGGCGAGACCACCACGGTGGTGACGGGCACGTCGGAGCACAGCATCTCCCACGATGACCTCACGCGCATCACCAAGGACATGGAGGACAGCGCCCACCTGGACTGCTCCCGCCACCTGGGCGTGGCCCTGGGCGCGGCCCTGGCGCTCCTGGCCTTCCTCACGCCCttggccttcctcctcctcccgcagCTGCTGTGGCGGGAGGAGCTGGAGCCCTGCGGGACGCCCTGCGAGGGGCTCTTCATCTCGGTGGCCTTCaagctcctcatcctcctgctggGCAGCTGGGCCCTGTTCTTCCGCCGCCCCAAAGCCTTCTTCCCGCGCGTCTTCGTCTTCCGCGCGCTCCTCATGGTGCTGGTGTTCCTGCTGGTGGTGTCCTACTGGCTCTTCTACGGCGTGCGGATCCTGGACTCGCGGGACCGCAACTACCGCGGCGTGGTGCAGTTCGCCGTGTCGCTGGTGGACGCGCTGCTCTTCGTGCACTACCTGGCcgtggtgctgctggagctgcggcagctgcagccccagttCACGCTCAAGGCCGTGCGCTCGGCCGACGGCGCCAGCCGCTTCTACAACGTCGGCCACCTCAG CATCCAGCGAGCGGCCGTGTGGATCCTGGAGAATTACTACCACGACTTCCCGGTCTACAACCCCGCCCTGCTCAACCTCCCAAAATCCGTCCTCTCCAAGAAAATGTCCGGCTTTAAGGTCTATTCCCTCGGCGAGG AGAATTCCACCAACAACTCCACGGGGCAGTCGCGCGCGGTGatcgcggcggcggcgcggcggcgcgaCAACAGCCACAACGAGTTCTACTACGAGGAGGCCGAGCACGAGCGCCGGGTGCGCAAACGCCGTGCCAG GCTGGTGGTGGCGGTGGAGGAGGCCTTCACGCACATCAAgcggctgcaggaggaggagcagaagAACCCGCGGGAGATCATGGACCCGCGCGAGGCCGCCCAGGCCATCTTCGCCTCCATGGCCCGCGCCATGCAGAAGTACCTGAGGACCACCAAGCAGCAGCCCTACCACACCATGGAGAGCATCCTGCAGCACCTCGAGTTCTGCATCACCCACGACATGACCCCCAAG GCCTTCCTGGAGCGGTACCTGACGGCCGGCCCCACCATCCAGTACCACAAGGACCGCTGGCTGGCCAAGCAGTGGACGCTGGTCAGCGAGGAGCCGGTGACCAACGGCCTCAAGGACGGCGTGGTCTTCGTGCTCAAGCGCCAGGACTTCAGCCTGGTGGTGTCCACCAAGAAGATCCCGTTCTTCAAGCTCTCCGAGGAGTTCGTGGaccccaagtcgcacaagttcaTCATGAGGCTGCAGTCGGAGACCTCGGTGTGA